One stretch of Echeneis naucrates chromosome 11, fEcheNa1.1, whole genome shotgun sequence DNA includes these proteins:
- the tmem64 gene encoding transmembrane protein 64: MSASGATTVQLFTKLVKHAVGKVQIQLNRWLQRTATDECDKIDILICSAFDERGVGIGGRSDGDPEVISDTGGMTFPSSGEFRHPCCITTFCFKSALLICILAAVCFSSVALVRQYLKDLLLWVESLDSLVGALLFIVGLIIVSFPCGWGYIVLNVAAGYLYGFVLGMGLVMVGVLIGTFVAHLVCKRLLTDWVLNKVGNSEQLSAVIRVVEGRSGLKVVALARLTPIPFGLQNAVFSITDVSLPNYLVASSVGLLPTQLLNSYLGTTLRTMEDVIAEQSISGYFVFSLQIIISIGLMFYVVHRAQVELNAAIAACQMELKSSHMNGSSTNHSSFSYCNKRATAGSGNCINVV, translated from the exons ATGTCAGCGTCAGGGGCCACAACTGTGCAGCTTTTCACCAAGCTCGTCAAGCATGCTGTGGGCAAAGTGCAGATTCAGCTGAACCGCTGGCTCCAGAGGACTGCCACAGATGAGTGTGACAAGATCGACATCCTGATATGCAGCGCCTTTGATGAGAGGGGCGTTGGCATAGGAGGGAGGTCAGATGGAGACCCTGAGGTTATCAGCGACACAGGAGGGATGACCTTTCCCAGCAGTGGAGAATTCAGACACCCGTGCTGCATCACCACCTTTTGCTTCAAGAGCGCCCTGCTGATATGCATCCTGGCTGCTGTGTGCTTCTCCTCGGTTGCCCTTGTGCGCCAATACCTCAAGGATCTCCTGCTCTGGGTGGAGAGTTTGGACAGCCTCGTGGGAGCTTTGCTGTTTATAGTTGGTTTGATTATTGTGTCATTTCCATGTGGATGGGGATATATTGTTCTTAATGTGGCAGCTGGCTACCTCTATGGCTTTGTGTTGGGCATGGGACTAGTCATGGTGGGCGTTTTAATAGGAACCTTTGTGGCACATCTGGTGTGCAAGCGCTTATTGACTGACTGGGTGTTGAACAAAGTTGGCAACAGTGAACAGCTCAGTGCTGTCATACGAGTAGTGGAGGGAAGAAGTGGACTCAAAGTTGTGGCCTTAGCGAGACTCACCCCCATACCTTTTGGACttcaaaatgcagttttctcG ATCACAGACGTGTCCTTGCCAAACTACCTGGTGGCCTCCTCTGTGGGTCTGTTGCCCACCCAGCTTCTCAACTCCTACCTGGGAACCACGCTCCGCACCATGGAGGATGTCATCGCTGAGCAGAGCATCAGTGGCTACTTTGTGTTTAGCTTACAG ATCATCATCAGCATCGGCCTGATGTTCTATGTTGTGCATCGGGCTCAGGTAGAGCTCAATGCAGCTATCGCCGCCTGCCAGATGGAGCTGAAGTCATCGCACATGAATGGCTCCTCCACCAATCATAGCAGCTTCTCGTACTGCAACAAGAGGGCAACAGCTGGAAGTGGAAACTGCATTAATGTGGTGTGA
- the necab1 gene encoding N-terminal EF-hand calcium-binding protein 1: MDCSEEVQSLSQELSAPTELKKGMSIFIDILRRADKNDDGKLSFDEFKAYFSDGVLTAEELKELFHTIDTHNTDNVDTDELCEYFSQHLGEYENVLAALEDLNMSILKAMDKTKKDYQESTHLEQFVIRFLLKETTNQLHSLQTSLECAMETTAEQTRQEKQGPLKPEVLSIQWSGRRSNRRLQRNSSLSPNNPLLSLINSGVYDEDSQWMIQVNRLQKLIDRLEQKEIRLEPVEEEVLESKSVSHILIVQRQLSVLEEEQEEFRLALRQYMECACAQTGCLHIAVQRLANESRFILYEFWEHNNVWKNHLQTNYSKTFQRGNVDFLETPEIVTTMLVPASWWVLNNN, translated from the exons ATGGATTGCTCAGAGGAGGTTCAGTCTCTGTCTCAGGAGCTCAGCGCTCCAACGGAACTGAAGAAGGGGATGTCCATCTTCATCGAT ATTTTACGGAGAGCTGATAAAAACG ACGATGGGAAACTTTCCTTTGATGAATTCAAAGCCTACTTCTCTGATGGCGTCTTGACAGCGGAGGAGTTGAAGGAGCTCTTCCACACAATTGACACCCATAACACAGA taATGTGGACACTGATGAGCTCTGTG AGTATTTTTCCCAGCACCTCGGTGAATACGAGAATGTTCTTGCTGCCTTAGAGGACTTGAACATGTCTATATTGAAGGCaatggacaaaacaaagaag GATTATCAGGAGTCCACCCACTTGGAGCAGTTTGTGATCCGTTTCCTGCTGAAGGAGACAACCAACCAGCTTCATTCCCTCCAAACCTCCCTTGAGTGTGCCATGGAAACCACAGCGGAGCAGACTCGGCAGGAAAA ACAGGGCCCACTGAAGCCAGAGGTTTTATCCATTCAGTGGTCTGGCCGACGCTCCAATCGGAGGCTCCAGAGGAACAGCAGCCTATCGCCCAACAATCCACTCCTCAGTCTTATCAATTCAG GTGTGTATGATGAAGACAGTCAGTGGATGATCCAGGTCAACAGACTGCAGAAGCTTATCGATCGCCTAGAACAAAAg GAGATTCGTCTGGAGCCTGTTGAGGAAGAAGTCTTGGAGAGCAAATCGGTTAGT CACATCCTGATAGTCCAGAGGCAGCTCTCagtgctggaggaggagcaggaggagttTCGTTTGGCTCTCAGACAGTACATGGAGTGCGCCTGCGCCCAGACTGGATGTCTACA CATCGCGGTTCAGCGGCTGGCTAATGAATCACGCTTCATTCTCTATGAATTCTGGGAGCACAACAATGTGTGGAAGAA CCACTTGCAAACCAACTACAGTAAAACCTTTCAGAGGGGGAATGTGGACTTTCTGGAAACTCCTGAAATTGTAACCACCATGTTGGTTCCTG CTTCATGGTGGGTCCTCAATAATAACTGA